CGACGCTCTCATGGAGGACGGCCGCCTCATACCCTCTTCTGAAAATACCGACGCCCTTCTCATAGGGGATATAACCAGATACGAGCTCGTTCCTCTGAGTTTTGACGCCAACGGTATTGTGGAGGAGTACAAGCTCTGGATAGAGGCCGATCTGCGTTTTGTGGAATCCGAAACCGGCGAAGTGCTTTGCGAAGAGAAATCCATTCCCATAGATGTGCGCTTCCATCCGCCGGGGAGTACCCGCCCGGGCGCCATTATAGAAACCGAGCAGAACGCGCAGGAGCGCGCCACAGACGAACTCGCTTCCGAGATAGTTTATCTTCTGCTGCGCAACAGATAAATACCCGTGTACATAGACGCTTTTAAACGGCAGCTTGAACGGCGTGTCAATCCCGTCTATGTGTTCATCGGAGCCGATGACGGCTGCAAAGAAGAAGGTTTTGGGCTCATCTGCAAGGCGCTGGGGCCATCCAGTATCATCCGGACTGATCGCGCTTTTCCGCCGGGAGATATCCTCACGGAGCTCAATTCGCAGCTGCTTTTTTCGGACAAAAAAATCGTGCTGATAAAGGACGCGGAAGGTTTTAAGAACGAGGAACTGACGGCCATCCTTTCTTATTCAAAGAACAGCACAACGGTGCTCGTTATTTTCTGCGCCTGGAACGCGCGCCTCAAAAAGTTTTTTACTTCCCCTGATATTGTCGTCGTTGACTGCTTTAAGCCTTTTCCGTGGAAAACCGCCGCGGCGGTGCGCGCGCGGCTGGCTAAAGAAGGGAAAAAGATCGACGACGCCGCGATGTCCGCGCTTATAGAGATCAGCCGAAACAGCAGTGTTGACATAGATCTCAATGTGAGCAAGCTCCTCACTTTCAAGGCAGATGACGCTGTCGTCACTCAGGATGATGTTGAGAGAATAAGCACATCAAGGGAGACGGACAGTATATTTGAATTTACATGGCAGATGATAGGGGGCGAGGCCGTCTCTCTGCTCCAAAAAGCCGAACAGCTGAAAAGTGACGGAGAGATGGGCTGCCTCGGATACGCGCGGGGGCTGTTTGAAAAATTTTTAACGCTCAAGCAGAAGATCAGGGAGGGTCAGCCGGTGAACATAAACGACGCGAAAGCGCTGGGTATATTTGACAAAAATCAGCAGGAGGCCGCCGTCAGGATCGTCTCTTCCACCCCGGAAGAAAAGATACTGGAAGCTTACAAAACAATACTTGAGACTTTTGAAAAATACAAGAGCGGGCAGCCGGGGGCTTTCGCTAACGCGGCGGTGAGGATATCAGGATTTTTTGGAAAGGGCACAGAGGCGTGATTTCAGCCTGTCAGCTTTGTTGCCGTGGAAGATCTTCTTCTTGGACATTTTATCCAGTATTCCCTGGATATTCGCGATTTTTTCGGCGGGTTTTCCGCCTTTTTCGCTGATGGCGACTTTGTACTGTTTGATCTCTGTCTTGAGCGCTGTTTTGATTTTACGGTTGGCGGCCCGCTTTTTACGGTTCTGCCTTGCCTCTTTCATAGCACTCGTATGTCTGCCTGTTTTTAATTTTGCCATTTTTCCTCCTGCCCGCGCGTTCTTCTGCGGGGGACCTTTTCTTTCGAGAGCAATGCTATCAAAATTAGCTATGTCCGTCAAATGATAAAAAGAATTTTCAACACGCCGCTGAAAAAAGGTTTCGCCGCTGTCTCCGCGGCGACCATGATCTCGAGGATACTGGGTATGGTCAGGGATATCTTCATGGCCAAATATTTCGGCACTTCAATGTTCGCCGACGCTTTCTATGTGGCTTTCAGGATACCGAATCTTCTGAGGCGTCTGCTGGGAGAAGGGGCACTACCGGCCGCTCTGATACCCGTCTATTCGGAGATGCTCGTTAAAAAGGAGGATGAGAGGGCGAAAAGGCTTACCGGCAGCATGTTCTCCTTTCTTTTTGTCATTTGTTTTTTCCTCACGGCCGTAGGCGTTATCTTCACGCCGCAAATAGTGAGATTGATAGCTCCCGGTTTTTTCGGAAACACGGAGCAGTTTGCTTTAACGGTGACGCTGGCGAGGATAATGTTTCCCATTCTTATTCTTGTGACGATGGCCACCATAGCCATGGGAATATGTAATGCCAGGAAATATTTTTTTATTCCAGCCGTCGCGCCGGCCCTCTTCAATGTCAGCGCGATAGTTTTTTTCATGTTTTTCACCCGCGGGATACCGGGCTATGACATAAGGGGCCTCGCCGTCTTCGCTGTGATCGGCTTCTTTCTTCATTTCGCATTAATGCTGCCCATTCTTTTCAGGGAAAAGGTCGCGTCTTTTTGTTTTTTTGTCAAAGGCGTGTTCTCCAACGCGGATGTGAAAAGAATAATCGTTCGCCTGATACCTGTGGCTATGGGCGT
The Candidatus Omnitrophota bacterium DNA segment above includes these coding regions:
- the rpsT gene encoding 30S ribosomal protein S20 — its product is MAKLKTGRHTSAMKEARQNRKKRAANRKIKTALKTEIKQYKVAISEKGGKPAEKIANIQGILDKMSKKKIFHGNKADRLKSRLCALSKKS
- the murJ gene encoding murein biosynthesis integral membrane protein MurJ; translated protein: MIKRIFNTPLKKGFAAVSAATMISRILGMVRDIFMAKYFGTSMFADAFYVAFRIPNLLRRLLGEGALPAALIPVYSEMLVKKEDERAKRLTGSMFSFLFVICFFLTAVGVIFTPQIVRLIAPGFFGNTEQFALTVTLARIMFPILILVTMATIAMGICNARKYFFIPAVAPALFNVSAIVFFMFFTRGIPGYDIRGLAVFAVIGFFLHFALMLPILFREKVASFCFFVKGVFSNADVKRIIVRLIPVAMGVSVMQLNIFVDTICATLMGAGVVSALYFANRLYQLPLALFGVSISMVSLPFMSDARAEKKTGAVAKNLFDSFAASLFLIIPSTLGLIILAGETVSLLFERGLFSSGSTAMTSAALVFYSAGLAAFAGIRIFANYFYSKKDMRTPVKIAVLSFIVNIAGDIAALVFHLGPGGLAGATSIAALTNFALLVWLVIKDGIRPPTSFYRKLSVILAASAIMAGFLLAPFQMHTLIKIALAGGIYLISARAFRSFF